In the Streptomyces sp. BHT-5-2 genome, one interval contains:
- a CDS encoding PadR family transcriptional regulator, whose protein sequence is MSRRSGILEFAVLGLLRESPMHGYELRKRLNTSLGVFRAFSYGTLYPCLKTLVANGWLVEETGGAPEGVPPTALTGRRAKIVYRLTPAGKEQFEELLSHSGPDAWEDEHFGVRFAFFGQTSRDVRMRVLEGRRSRLEERLEKMRTSLARTRERLDDYTLELQRHGMESVEREVRWLNELIESERAGRDQRTSDSAAQDESNQSKDAGGLPRHRGGSRPDPSE, encoded by the coding sequence ATGAGCAGGCGTTCCGGCATCCTCGAGTTCGCCGTCCTCGGCCTGCTCCGGGAATCCCCCATGCACGGTTACGAGTTGCGCAAGCGGCTCAACACCTCACTCGGGGTCTTCCGCGCGTTCAGCTACGGCACCCTCTACCCCTGCCTCAAGACACTTGTCGCGAACGGCTGGTTGGTGGAGGAAACGGGCGGCGCCCCGGAGGGCGTTCCCCCCACGGCGCTGACCGGACGCCGAGCCAAGATCGTCTACCGGCTGACCCCGGCGGGCAAGGAGCAGTTCGAGGAGCTGCTCAGCCACTCCGGGCCGGACGCCTGGGAGGACGAGCACTTCGGTGTCCGCTTCGCGTTCTTCGGCCAGACGTCGCGGGACGTGCGGATGCGCGTACTGGAAGGCCGCCGCAGCCGGCTGGAGGAGCGCCTGGAGAAAATGCGCACCTCCCTGGCCAGAACCCGCGAGCGGCTGGACGACTACACCCTCGAACTGCAGCGGCACGGCATGGAGTCCGTGGAGCGCGAGGTCCGTTGGCTGAACGAGCTCATCGAGAGTGAGCGCGCCGGCCGCGACCAGCGCACATCGGACTCCGCGGCACAGGACGAGAGCAACCAGTCAAAAGATGCGGGCGGCCTGCCCCGGCACCGGGGTGGTTCCCGGCCGGATCCGTCCGAATGA
- a CDS encoding alanine racemase — MALTLYVDTARWRAHQQSVLQQFPGLVPVCKGNGYGFGHERLAEEATGLGSDILAVGTTYEAAQIKDYFSGDLLVLTPFRHGEEPVPLPDRAIRSVSSVEGVGGLVGARVVIEVMSSMKRHGVRPEDLPKLAAGIDDVRLEGFAIHLPLDRTDGSDSVDEVIGWMDRLRANRLPLHTMFVSHLKPDEFTRLQQQFPQTRFRARIGTRLWLGDHEATEYRGSVLDVTRVAKGDRFGYRQQKATADGYLVVVAGGTSHGVGLESPKALHGVMPRAKGVARAGLATVNRNLAPYVWAGKQRWFAEPPHMQVSILFVPADAPEPKVGEELVAHLRHTTTQYDRLVER; from the coding sequence ATGGCGCTCACCCTCTACGTCGACACCGCGCGCTGGCGGGCGCATCAGCAGAGCGTTCTCCAGCAGTTCCCCGGGCTCGTCCCGGTCTGCAAGGGCAACGGCTACGGCTTCGGCCACGAACGCCTCGCCGAGGAGGCCACCGGGCTCGGTTCTGACATTCTCGCGGTCGGCACGACCTACGAAGCCGCCCAGATCAAGGACTACTTCAGCGGCGACCTGCTGGTGCTGACGCCGTTCCGGCACGGCGAGGAGCCGGTGCCGCTGCCGGACCGGGCGATCCGCTCGGTCTCCTCGGTCGAGGGCGTGGGCGGGCTGGTCGGTGCCCGGGTCGTCATCGAGGTCATGAGCAGCATGAAGCGGCACGGCGTCAGGCCGGAGGACCTGCCGAAGCTGGCCGCGGGCATCGACGACGTCCGGCTGGAGGGCTTCGCCATCCACCTCCCGCTGGACCGCACCGACGGCTCGGACTCGGTCGACGAGGTCATCGGGTGGATGGACCGGCTGCGGGCCAACCGCCTGCCGCTGCACACCATGTTCGTCAGCCACCTCAAGCCCGACGAGTTCACCCGCCTCCAGCAGCAGTTCCCGCAGACCCGCTTCCGCGCACGCATCGGCACGCGACTCTGGCTCGGCGACCACGAGGCCACCGAGTACCGCGGCTCGGTGCTCGACGTCACCCGCGTCGCCAAGGGTGATCGTTTCGGCTACCGCCAGCAGAAGGCAACCGCCGACGGCTATCTCGTCGTGGTGGCCGGCGGCACCTCGCACGGTGTCGGGCTGGAGTCGCCCAAGGCGCTGCACGGTGTGATGCCGCGCGCCAAGGGTGTGGCCCGCGCCGGCCTGGCGACGGTCAACCGCAATCTCGCGCCGTACGTCTGGGCCGGCAAGCAGCGGTGGTTCGCCGAGCCTCCGCACATGCAGGTGTCGATCCTCTTCGTGCCGGCGGACGCCCCCGAGCCCAAGGTGGGCGAGGAACTGGTGGCCCACCTCCGGCACACCACCACGCAGTACGACCGCCTCGTGGAGCGCTGA
- a CDS encoding inositol-3-phosphate synthase, producing MGSVRVAIVGVGNCAASLVQGVEYYKDADPDNRVPGLMHVQFGDYHVRDIEFVAAFDVDAKKVGLDLADAIGASENNTIKICDVPNAGVRVQRGHTLDGLGKYYRETIEESPEAPVDIVQVLKDKQVDVLVCYLPVGSEDAAKYYAQCAIDAKVAFVNALPVFIAGTKEWADKFTEAGVPIVGDDIKSQVGATITHRVMAKLFEDRGVILDRTMQLNVGGNMDFKNMLERDRLESKKISKTQAVTSQIPDRELGEKNVHIGPSDYVAWLDDRKWAYVRLEGRAFGDVPLNLEYKLEVWDSPNSAGVIIDALRAAKIAKDRGIGGPILSASSYFMKSPPVQYFDDEARENVEKFIRGEVER from the coding sequence ATGGGTTCGGTTCGCGTAGCCATTGTCGGCGTGGGCAACTGCGCCGCCTCGCTGGTACAGGGCGTCGAGTACTACAAGGACGCCGACCCCGACAACCGCGTGCCCGGCCTCATGCACGTGCAGTTCGGCGACTACCACGTCCGTGACATCGAGTTCGTGGCCGCCTTCGACGTCGACGCCAAGAAGGTCGGCCTGGACCTCGCCGACGCCATCGGCGCCAGCGAGAACAACACCATCAAGATCTGCGACGTGCCGAACGCCGGCGTCCGGGTCCAGCGCGGCCACACCCTCGACGGCCTCGGCAAGTACTACCGGGAGACGATCGAGGAGTCCCCGGAGGCCCCGGTCGACATCGTCCAGGTCCTCAAGGACAAGCAGGTCGACGTCCTGGTCTGCTACCTCCCTGTTGGCTCCGAGGACGCGGCGAAGTACTACGCCCAGTGCGCCATCGACGCCAAGGTCGCGTTCGTCAACGCCCTCCCGGTCTTCATCGCCGGCACCAAGGAGTGGGCGGACAAGTTCACCGAGGCCGGTGTGCCGATCGTCGGGGACGACATCAAGTCGCAGGTCGGCGCCACCATCACGCACCGTGTGATGGCCAAGCTCTTCGAGGACCGGGGCGTCATCCTGGACCGCACGATGCAGCTGAACGTCGGCGGCAACATGGACTTCAAGAACATGCTGGAGCGCGACCGCCTGGAGTCCAAGAAGATCTCCAAGACGCAGGCCGTCACCTCCCAGATCCCCGACCGCGAGCTGGGCGAGAAGAACGTCCACATCGGCCCGTCCGACTACGTCGCCTGGCTGGACGACCGCAAGTGGGCCTACGTCCGCCTGGAGGGCCGTGCCTTCGGTGACGTCCCGCTGAACCTGGAGTACAAGCTCGAGGTCTGGGACTCCCCGAACTCCGCGGGTGTCATCATCGACGCGCTGCGCGCCGCCAAGATCGCCAAGGACCGCGGCATCGGCGGCCCGATCCTCTCCGCCTCCTCGTACTTCATGAAGTCGCCGCCGGTGCAGTACTTCGACGACGAGGCCCGGGAGAACGTCGAGAAGTTCATCCGGGGCGAGGTCGAGCGCTGA
- a CDS encoding glycosyltransferase family 87 protein has product MTSLRQDEPVRPTKRDEVAAAGSELIGGPIGRRALLGASRLTPVRVIALVAIGMFALGMVQKLPCYNGGWFFGATSQYVHACYSDIPHLYAGRGFADGLIPYFDRLPGDMQYLEYPVLTGLFMEVASWLTPHSGAIQDREQIYWLVNAGMLMVCAAVIAVCVTRTHPRRPWDGLLVALAPAFALTATINWDLLAVALTAAGMLMWSRSRPLASGVLIGLATAAKLYPVLLLGPLLVLCWRAGAWRAYGRAVVGAVVAWLVVNLPVMITHDASGFHIREGWAKFYTFSQERPIDFGSVWLLISQRTGNPLENANLYASLLMVLGCGALALLTLYAPRRPRFAQLAFLVVALFILTNKVYSPQYVLWLIPLAALARPRWRDFLIWQACEVMYFLGIWMYLAYTGNGDKHQGLPPEGYQLAIALHLLGTLYLCAVVVRDILLPERDVVRRDGDDDPSGGVLDRSRDVFVLGRAHHAPRHAVHFEAAPRVRWGIARD; this is encoded by the coding sequence ATGACGAGCCTGCGACAGGACGAGCCCGTACGGCCGACGAAACGGGATGAGGTGGCCGCGGCCGGCAGCGAGCTGATCGGCGGACCGATCGGCCGGCGCGCGCTGCTCGGGGCGTCCCGGCTGACGCCGGTGCGGGTCATCGCGCTCGTCGCCATCGGTATGTTCGCGCTCGGCATGGTGCAGAAGCTGCCCTGCTACAACGGCGGTTGGTTCTTCGGTGCCACCAGCCAGTACGTCCATGCCTGCTACTCGGACATCCCTCACCTCTACGCGGGCCGGGGCTTCGCCGACGGGCTGATCCCGTACTTCGACAGGCTGCCCGGCGACATGCAGTATCTGGAGTACCCGGTGCTGACCGGGCTCTTCATGGAGGTCGCCTCCTGGTTGACGCCGCACAGCGGGGCGATCCAGGACCGGGAGCAGATCTACTGGCTGGTCAACGCCGGCATGCTGATGGTCTGTGCGGCCGTCATCGCGGTCTGCGTGACGCGTACCCACCCGCGGCGCCCCTGGGACGGGCTGCTGGTGGCGCTCGCGCCGGCCTTCGCTCTCACCGCGACCATCAACTGGGACCTGCTGGCGGTCGCGCTGACCGCCGCGGGGATGCTGATGTGGTCACGCAGCCGCCCGCTGGCGTCCGGTGTCCTGATCGGGCTGGCGACCGCGGCCAAGCTGTACCCGGTACTGCTGCTGGGCCCGCTGCTGGTGCTGTGCTGGCGGGCGGGGGCATGGCGCGCGTACGGTCGGGCGGTTGTCGGCGCGGTGGTGGCGTGGCTGGTGGTGAATCTGCCGGTGATGATCACCCACGACGCGTCCGGCTTCCACATCCGCGAGGGCTGGGCGAAGTTCTACACCTTCAGCCAGGAGCGGCCCATCGACTTCGGTTCGGTCTGGCTGCTGATCTCGCAGCGCACCGGCAATCCGTTGGAGAACGCCAATCTCTACGCGTCGCTGCTGATGGTCCTGGGCTGCGGCGCCCTTGCGCTGCTGACCCTCTACGCACCCCGCCGGCCCCGCTTCGCACAGCTCGCCTTCCTCGTCGTGGCGCTGTTCATCCTCACCAACAAGGTCTATTCGCCGCAGTACGTCCTGTGGTTGATCCCGCTCGCGGCACTGGCCCGCCCGCGGTGGCGGGACTTCCTCATCTGGCAGGCGTGCGAGGTGATGTACTTCCTGGGCATCTGGATGTACCTGGCCTACACCGGCAACGGCGACAAGCACCAGGGACTGCCGCCGGAGGGCTACCAGCTGGCCATCGCGCTGCACCTCCTCGGCACGCTCTATCTGTGTGCCGTGGTCGTCCGGGACATCCTGCTGCCGGAGCGCGACGTGGTCCGCCGGGACGGGGACGACGACCCGTCGGGAGGCGTGCTGGACCGGAGCCGCGATGTGTTCGTGCTCGGCCGGGCGCACCACGCGCCACGGCACGCGGTGCACTTCGAGGCGGCGCCACGGGTCCGCTGGGGCATCGCACGGGACTGA
- the rpsR gene encoding 30S ribosomal protein S18 — protein sequence MAKPPARKPKKKVCVFCKEKISYVDYKDTNLLRKFISDRGKIRARRVTGNCTQHQRDVATAVKNSREMALLPYTSTAR from the coding sequence ATGGCGAAGCCGCCTGCTCGCAAGCCTAAGAAGAAGGTTTGCGTGTTCTGCAAGGAGAAGATCTCCTACGTCGACTACAAGGACACGAACCTGCTGCGGAAGTTCATTTCCGACCGTGGCAAGATCCGTGCCCGCCGAGTCACCGGCAACTGCACTCAGCACCAGCGTGACGTCGCCACGGCCGTGAAGAACAGCCGTGAGATGGCGCTGCTGCCCTACACGTCCACCGCGCGCTAA
- the rplI gene encoding 50S ribosomal protein L9, translating into MKIILTHEVSGLGTAGDVVDVKDGYARNYLVPRGFAIRWTKGGEKDVEQIRRGRKIREIATIEQANEVKARLEGVNVKLAVRAGEAGRLFGSVTQADIASAIKAAGGPDVDKRRVEVGSPIKTLGAHQISVRLHAEVVAKLGVEVIAA; encoded by the coding sequence ATGAAGATCATCCTCACCCACGAGGTCTCCGGCCTCGGCACCGCCGGCGACGTCGTTGACGTCAAGGACGGGTACGCCCGCAACTACCTGGTTCCGCGTGGTTTCGCGATCCGCTGGACCAAGGGTGGCGAGAAGGACGTCGAGCAGATCCGCCGCGGTCGCAAGATCCGCGAGATCGCCACGATCGAGCAGGCCAACGAGGTCAAGGCTCGGCTCGAGGGCGTCAACGTGAAGCTGGCCGTGCGTGCCGGCGAAGCGGGCCGTCTGTTCGGCTCCGTCACCCAGGCCGACATCGCCTCGGCGATCAAGGCCGCCGGTGGTCCGGACGTCGACAAGCGTCGCGTCGAGGTCGGTTCGCCGATCAAGACCCTGGGCGCGCACCAGATCTCGGTGCGTCTGCACGCCGAGGTCGTCGCGAAGCTGGGCGTCGAGGTCATCGCCGCCTGA
- a CDS encoding transglycosylase domain-containing protein, which translates to MSEHRRKPPQPNGGGRAAARRAAPSTGRRAVPPQGAGATPPPPQPRPGGRAEARRAAQRGGRRRQPDAAAMASGGGVGHGGGRRGGGGGGEGGRGRGLGGGKPPRKRFIDYPRSNHTGWKRWMPSWKQVASMCVAVAGLVVGVAGVGLALVQVPNVNQAAKSQNNVYLWADGKVMARDGETNRQLVDISEIPLSMQNAVISAENASFRQDHGVDPMGILRALFNMARGGDTQGGSTITQQYVKNAMLSQEQTLDRKFKELFISIKVGWKQSKDQILAGYLNTSYFGRGAYGIQAAAQAYFGKDASKLNPSESAFLAATLKGANLYDPAGGIGANATPALNTQRAKERWAWILDRMVANGHLKPAEEAQWKAKGFPMPQQPKAGASKGGQIGYLIDVAKKYVLKHRPDIPEARFDKGGYTIRTTFDQKKTKELAAAVKKVDDRYIDPKKRPEKDKYVQFGAASVVPGDGKIVALYGGDGYDKGHFSNNADTYGVPVGSTWKPFVLAAAMKYGKAGSDQPLSPDSKYNGDDHLKVKNADGSFVLKKDNTPFYQVNESNYPWGYITLRKAMEQSVNTPFVQLGMDVGMDKVRDMAQAAGIAPSSFDRNLNPSFALGTSTPSAIRMADAYATFAASGTQAEPYSVTKVISEGKELSGFDKPTPHASAIDANIANNVTDVLENVVKNGTGQQAKKLDMPAAGKTGTTDENKSAWFVGYTKQLSTAITMFREDAQNPRQLSMNGVGGFDSIHGGALPTEVWTQYMLQAMQGLPPLPFPAADPIGQVINEPGMPSPTPTPTPSTASPTPSGSPSSSATPSQSASPTPTQSCSPWDIHCKNHGGGPGGGTGGGPGGPGGDTGGTPPTTPDPTSGGNSGGGIFGGPTGGESP; encoded by the coding sequence ATGAGCGAGCACCGTCGCAAACCACCCCAGCCGAATGGTGGCGGGCGTGCCGCTGCCAGACGCGCCGCACCGTCCACCGGACGCCGTGCTGTGCCGCCGCAGGGTGCTGGCGCCACGCCTCCGCCGCCGCAGCCGCGGCCGGGCGGACGCGCCGAGGCCCGCCGGGCCGCCCAACGAGGCGGACGCCGGCGGCAGCCCGATGCCGCGGCAATGGCTTCCGGAGGCGGTGTCGGCCATGGCGGCGGCCGCCGTGGCGGAGGCGGTGGCGGCGAAGGGGGCCGTGGACGCGGCCTGGGTGGCGGAAAGCCGCCCAGGAAGCGTTTCATCGACTACCCGCGGTCCAACCACACCGGCTGGAAGCGGTGGATGCCGTCCTGGAAACAGGTCGCCAGCATGTGCGTCGCGGTCGCCGGCCTGGTCGTGGGGGTGGCCGGCGTCGGTCTCGCGCTGGTGCAGGTGCCCAACGTGAACCAGGCTGCCAAGTCGCAGAACAACGTCTACCTCTGGGCCGACGGCAAGGTCATGGCCCGTGACGGGGAGACCAACCGGCAGCTGGTCGACATAAGCGAGATCCCGCTTTCCATGCAGAATGCGGTGATTTCGGCAGAGAACGCCTCCTTCCGTCAGGACCACGGTGTGGACCCGATGGGTATCCTCCGGGCCCTGTTCAACATGGCGCGGGGCGGCGACACCCAGGGTGGCTCGACCATCACTCAGCAGTACGTCAAGAACGCGATGCTGAGCCAGGAACAGACCCTGGACCGGAAGTTCAAGGAACTTTTCATCTCGATCAAGGTGGGCTGGAAGCAGTCGAAGGACCAGATCCTCGCCGGCTACCTGAACACCAGCTACTTCGGTCGGGGGGCCTACGGGATCCAGGCGGCGGCCCAGGCCTACTTCGGGAAGGACGCCTCCAAGTTGAACCCGAGCGAGTCGGCCTTCCTGGCCGCCACGCTCAAGGGCGCCAACCTCTACGACCCGGCGGGCGGTATCGGCGCGAACGCCACTCCGGCCCTCAACACCCAGCGGGCCAAGGAGCGTTGGGCGTGGATCCTCGACCGCATGGTGGCGAACGGCCACTTGAAGCCGGCGGAGGAGGCCCAGTGGAAGGCCAAGGGCTTCCCCATGCCGCAGCAGCCCAAGGCGGGGGCCAGCAAGGGCGGGCAGATCGGCTATCTGATCGACGTCGCCAAGAAGTACGTCCTCAAGCACCGGCCGGACATTCCTGAGGCCCGCTTCGACAAGGGCGGCTACACGATCCGGACGACCTTCGACCAGAAGAAGACCAAGGAACTCGCCGCCGCGGTGAAGAAGGTCGACGACCGCTACATCGATCCGAAGAAGCGGCCGGAAAAGGACAAGTACGTCCAGTTCGGCGCTGCTTCGGTGGTGCCGGGCGACGGCAAGATCGTGGCCCTCTACGGCGGCGACGGCTACGACAAGGGGCACTTCAGCAACAACGCCGACACCTACGGAGTGCCGGTCGGTTCGACCTGGAAGCCGTTCGTCCTGGCCGCGGCGATGAAGTACGGGAAGGCCGGCAGCGACCAGCCGCTCTCGCCGGACAGCAAGTACAACGGCGACGACCATCTCAAGGTGAAGAACGCGGACGGCAGCTTTGTCCTCAAGAAGGACAACACGCCCTTCTACCAGGTGAACGAGAGCAACTATCCCTGGGGCTACATCACCTTGCGGAAGGCGATGGAGCAGTCGGTCAACACCCCGTTCGTACAGCTCGGCATGGATGTCGGGATGGACAAGGTGCGGGATATGGCGCAGGCCGCGGGCATCGCACCGTCCAGCTTCGACCGGAACCTCAACCCGTCCTTCGCGCTGGGGACATCCACGCCGAGCGCGATCCGGATGGCCGACGCCTACGCCACCTTCGCCGCCTCCGGTACGCAGGCGGAGCCGTACTCGGTGACCAAGGTGATCTCGGAGGGCAAGGAGCTGTCCGGCTTCGACAAGCCGACGCCGCACGCGTCGGCGATCGATGCGAACATCGCCAACAACGTCACCGATGTGCTGGAGAACGTGGTCAAGAACGGCACGGGCCAGCAAGCGAAGAAGCTCGACATGCCGGCCGCGGGCAAGACGGGGACCACGGACGAGAACAAGTCGGCCTGGTTCGTCGGCTACACCAAGCAGCTGTCGACGGCCATCACCATGTTCCGTGAGGACGCCCAGAACCCGCGCCAGCTGTCCATGAACGGTGTCGGCGGCTTCGACTCCATCCACGGTGGCGCGCTGCCCACGGAGGTGTGGACGCAGTACATGCTGCAGGCGATGCAGGGTCTTCCCCCGCTGCCGTTCCCGGCGGCCGACCCGATCGGCCAGGTCATCAACGAGCCCGGGATGCCGTCGCCCACGCCGACGCCCACCCCGAGCACCGCGTCGCCGACCCCGTCGGGATCGCCCAGCAGCTCGGCCACTCCGTCGCAGAGCGCGAGCCCGACACCGACGCAGAGCTGCTCCCCCTGGGACATCCACTGCAAGAACCACGGTGGGGGCCCCGGTGGTGGCACGGGCGGTGGCCCCGGCGGCCCGGGTGGTGACACCGGAGGCACGCCTCCCACGACACCGGACCCGACCAGCGGCGGGAACAGCGGAGGAGGAATCTTCGGCGGGCCCACCGGCGGCGAAAGTCCCTGA
- a CDS encoding serine protease, translated as MRSLARKSVLPLTLFIVGAAAVVGYAAEETHPNRITGSHTGYGKSGEPAEGPQDQDPSASAPPADGNAYTPRRTEENARIGTVFEKDDHGAHFCTASVVQSPGRNMLITAAHCAFDADAGKPVDDLVFAPDYRNGDEPTGLWKVNKVVVDDRWAKSQDEDLDVAFLTLDAKQGKEIQDVLGGNTLGIDRGFDNEVKITGYPTSRDTPISCQNRTTKFSDTQLRIQCTDFEGGTSGSPWLADYDPKSHTGTVIGVLGGHEGGGDEDDVSYAAYFDDDIAALYKRAQDEG; from the coding sequence GTGCGCTCGCTTGCCAGGAAATCCGTCCTGCCCCTGACGCTCTTCATCGTCGGGGCAGCCGCAGTGGTGGGCTACGCGGCGGAGGAGACGCACCCGAACAGAATCACCGGCAGCCACACCGGTTACGGAAAGTCCGGCGAACCCGCCGAAGGCCCCCAGGACCAGGACCCCTCGGCCAGCGCCCCACCCGCGGACGGCAACGCCTACACCCCGCGCCGCACCGAGGAGAACGCCCGGATCGGCACGGTCTTCGAGAAGGACGACCACGGCGCCCACTTCTGCACCGCGAGCGTGGTGCAGAGCCCGGGCCGGAACATGCTGATCACCGCGGCCCACTGTGCCTTCGACGCCGACGCCGGAAAGCCGGTGGACGACCTGGTCTTCGCCCCCGACTACCGCAACGGCGACGAGCCCACCGGCCTGTGGAAGGTCAACAAGGTCGTGGTCGACGACCGCTGGGCCAAGTCGCAGGACGAGGACCTCGACGTCGCCTTCCTCACCCTCGACGCCAAGCAGGGCAAGGAGATCCAGGACGTCCTCGGCGGCAACACCCTCGGCATCGACCGCGGCTTCGACAACGAAGTCAAGATCACCGGCTATCCGACCAGCCGGGACACCCCGATCTCCTGCCAGAACCGCACCACGAAGTTCAGCGACACCCAACTGCGCATCCAGTGCACCGACTTCGAGGGCGGCACCAGCGGCAGCCCATGGCTGGCCGACTACGACCCCAAGAGCCACACCGGCACGGTCATCGGCGTCCTCGGCGGCCACGAAGGCGGCGGCGACGAGGACGATGTCTCCTACGCCGCGTACTTCGACGACGACATCGCCGCCCTCTACAAGCGTGCCCAGGACGAGGGCTGA
- a CDS encoding peptidoglycan bridge formation glycyltransferase FemA/FemB family protein, whose amino-acid sequence MSLTLRTISREQHLAYIQSLPAASHMQVPAWADVKAEWRSENLGWFDASGELVGVGLVLYRQLPKIKRYLAYLPEGPVINWFTPNLEDWLRPMLDHLKQQGAFSVKMGPPVIIRRWDSAAIKSGIQSPDVKRLRDVEASHIEPRAFEVADRLRRMGWQQGEDGGAGFGDVQPRYVFQVPLADRSLEEVHKGFNQLWRRNIKKAEKAGVEVVQGGYEDLAEWQRLYEITAKRDQFRPRPLSYFQRMWSALNSEDPNRMRLYFARHDGVNLSAATMLVVGGHVWYSYGASDNIGREVRPSNAMQWKMLQDSYALGASVYDLRGISDSLDENDHLFGLIQFKVGTGGQAAEYLGEWDFPLNKLLHKALDLYMSRR is encoded by the coding sequence ATGAGCCTGACCCTGAGGACCATCAGTCGAGAGCAGCATCTGGCATACATCCAGAGCCTGCCCGCGGCGAGCCACATGCAGGTCCCGGCCTGGGCTGACGTCAAGGCCGAGTGGCGGTCCGAGAACCTGGGCTGGTTCGACGCGTCCGGCGAGCTGGTCGGCGTCGGTCTGGTCCTGTACCGCCAGCTGCCCAAGATCAAGCGGTACCTCGCATACCTCCCCGAGGGCCCAGTCATCAACTGGTTCACGCCGAATCTCGAGGACTGGCTGCGGCCGATGCTCGACCACCTCAAGCAGCAGGGCGCCTTCTCCGTGAAGATGGGCCCGCCGGTCATCATCCGCCGCTGGGACTCCGCCGCGATCAAGAGCGGCATCCAGAGCCCGGACGTCAAGCGGCTGCGGGACGTCGAGGCCAGCCACATCGAGCCGCGCGCCTTCGAGGTCGCCGACCGCCTGCGCCGCATGGGCTGGCAGCAGGGCGAGGACGGCGGCGCCGGCTTCGGCGATGTGCAGCCCCGCTACGTCTTCCAGGTGCCGCTGGCCGACCGTTCGCTGGAGGAGGTCCACAAGGGCTTCAACCAGCTGTGGCGCCGCAACATCAAGAAGGCCGAGAAGGCCGGCGTCGAGGTCGTCCAGGGCGGCTACGAGGACCTGGCCGAATGGCAGCGGCTCTACGAGATCACCGCCAAGCGCGACCAGTTCCGGCCGCGCCCGCTCAGCTACTTCCAGCGCATGTGGTCCGCCCTCAACTCCGAGGACCCCAACCGCATGCGGCTCTACTTCGCCCGCCATGACGGCGTGAACCTCTCGGCGGCGACCATGCTCGTCGTCGGCGGGCACGTCTGGTACTCGTACGGTGCCTCGGACAACATCGGCCGCGAGGTCCGGCCCTCCAACGCGATGCAGTGGAAGATGCTGCAGGACTCCTACGCCCTCGGCGCCTCCGTCTACGACCTCCGCGGCATCAGCGACTCGCTGGACGAGAACGACCACCTCTTCGGTCTGATCCAGTTCAAGGTCGGCACCGGCGGGCAGGCTGCGGAGTACCTCGGCGAGTGGGACTTCCCGCTCAACAAGCTCCTGCACAAGGCGCTCGACCTCTACATGTCGCGACGCTGA
- a CDS encoding single-stranded DNA-binding protein — protein MAGETVITVVGNLVDDPELRFTPSGAAVAKFRVASTPRTFDRQTNEWKDGESLFLTCSVWRQAAENVAESLTRGTRVIVQGRLKQRSYEDREGVKRTVYELDVEEVGASLRNATAKVTKTSGRGGQGGGFGGGQGGGQGGGQGGGGWGGGPGGGQQGGGAPADDPWATGGPSGGGQQGGGGGWGGGSGGGYSDEPPF, from the coding sequence ATGGCAGGCGAGACCGTCATCACGGTTGTCGGCAATCTTGTCGATGACCCCGAGCTGCGCTTCACCCCGTCCGGTGCGGCGGTCGCGAAGTTCCGCGTCGCGTCCACTCCCCGCACCTTCGACCGCCAGACCAACGAGTGGAAGGACGGCGAGAGCCTGTTCCTGACCTGCTCGGTGTGGCGTCAGGCGGCGGAGAACGTCGCCGAGTCCCTTACGCGGGGTACCCGCGTGATCGTCCAGGGCCGTCTCAAGCAGCGGTCGTACGAGGATCGCGAAGGTGTGAAGCGCACGGTCTACGAGCTCGACGTCGAGGAAGTGGGCGCGAGCCTGCGCAACGCCACGGCGAAGGTCACCAAGACCAGCGGTCGTGGCGGCCAGGGCGGCGGCTTCGGCGGCGGTCAGGGCGGGGGCCAGGGCGGCGGTCAGGGTGGCGGCGGCTGGGGCGGCGGCCCCGGCGGCGGCCAGCAGGGCGGCGGCGCTCCGGCCGACGACCCGTGGGCGACCGGCGGACCCTCTGGCGGCGGCCAGCAGGGTGGCGGCGGTGGCTGGGGCGGCGGCTCCGGCGGTGGCTACTCGGACGAGCCGCCCTTCTAG
- the rpsF gene encoding 30S ribosomal protein S6 — protein MRHYEVMVILDPDLEERAVAPLIENFLSVVREGNGKVEKVDTWGRRRLSYEINKKPEGIYSVIDLQAEPAVVKELDRQMNLNESVLRTKVLRPETH, from the coding sequence ATGCGTCACTACGAGGTGATGGTCATCCTCGACCCCGATCTTGAGGAGCGCGCTGTCGCCCCCCTGATCGAGAACTTCCTCTCCGTCGTCCGCGAGGGCAACGGAAAGGTCGAGAAGGTCGACACCTGGGGCCGTCGTCGTCTCTCGTACGAGATCAACAAGAAGCCCGAGGGCATCTACTCGGTCATCGACCTGCAGGCCGAGCCTGCGGTCGTCAAGGAGCTCGACCGTCAGATGAACCTGAACGAGTCGGTTCTTCGGACCAAGGTCCTCCGTCCCGAGACCCACTGA